In Brachyhypopomus gauderio isolate BG-103 chromosome 18, BGAUD_0.2, whole genome shotgun sequence, the sequence TCTGGTCTTGGACTGCAGGTCTTTCCTGGCGTTTAGCGCTGGCCATATCAGGGGTGCCGTGAACATTCGGTGCAATACCATCGTTCGAAGACGAGCGAAGGGCTCAGTCAGTTTGGACCAGATTCTGTCGGGGGACGAAGAAGTGAAAGGCAGGCTGATGTCAGGGCTGTACTCCGCCGTTATCCTGTATGACGAACGTACTTCAGATGCAGACACTATTAAAAACGACAGCACAATCACCCTGGTGATTAATGCTTTGTGCAGGGACACGTTTAGGACAGAAGTCTATCTGCTGAAAGGTAAAACAACTATACGACTCAATGCATAAGCAAACATCTCATTCCGTAACCATTGCTTGACTGGAATGAATCAGTAGTTTACATCACAATATATATCTAATTCATTGTCTAAAACAATTTGGTATGGAATAAATCATTTTTTTCCTTGCCATCATGTAATCAGTCAGCTCCACAATAATGATGTAATGCAGATAGTGATATCTGGGTGTGCGCAATGTCTTCAGCATCCGTGATCTAGTAAAACTATAAATATTACAAATCTGTAATGTATATAGTTCTATATATTCTAAATATCTGATTCATTTCATGCCATTTTCGTCCTATGTTAAACAATTGTTCATATATTATTGCCCCTACAAAGCCAAAGCCGTTTGACTACCTTGGCCTACATTGCAGAACAATAAAATATGCTTGATTCTGCTCTTAAAATGAAAGCTTTCTATCATGTTGCATGCTTTACATATCAAACTGCAATAGGCCTAGTACACCCTGTCCTAAATGTGGAAAATGTCATTTATAGAACATGTGTCGTCTTacaggctagttttgtgtagtGTAGTTTTGTAAACGTAAGAAACGACACCAAACTAGTAGCCTCGTCTACTAGATGggggtttttgttttggggTGGAACCTTTTATACATCTTTCCACGAACAGCCATAAACAGACCGAGAGCTCTATAATTAAACGTTCCGCGTAACACTATTTGGGTGAAAAGACGTACTAAAgctataaacatttattttccaCAGGTGGCTTCGATAAATTTTTCTCACAATATCCAGACTACTGTTTAAAAACCAAAACGCTGCCCACGTCCAGCGCCCAGCCCAGTGTGGAGAGCAGCTGCACGTCGTGTGGAACACCCCACCACGACCAGGTAACCAGCTACACCATCTTCACGGCTGCCTCGGAGCTCGGTTTGATGGCTAGACGATAAATGGCTCGTTGATTGGTGTCATAAGCCCTTTTTTCCGGCTGATATCTGCTTTGGGCCTGTATTCGTGCCCGGAGGGGGGATGTTCCCTGCCGGATGCACCAGCCCCGCTCCCCAACTGTTTTACTCATCGACCATTTCCTGACACGACAGCGGCCCAAATCGATAGTCTGGTTCCGATTGAGGATGTGATATTATGAAACGTTTTAAACCATGTGTCTCCACTTCATCCGCTTTAATTCTGGAGACTAGAAGTAAGCTTTTATTTTGTGCAAGAGGAATGCTTAAACAATGTTGATGGCCTCTTTAATTTTCGTTGTCTGTGTTTCGGAAATATATTCGGAATTTCTTACACATTGCACGGAAAAAAAAGTCAATGGTGCTCCTTTGTCGTCggaaattatataaatatatacacacaaagcGACACGTCTTATCCAATCTCACAACAGCAGGGAAGCTTTAAAAATCTGGGGTTTCTTCGTTGTGAACTTTAAACGACAATTAAGCTTAAATATtgtttgcatatttatatatttatttgtaattTCAGGGTGGACCTGTGGAGATTCTCCCATTCCTCTTCCTCGGGAGCGCGCTTCACGCTTCTAAAAGGGAAACCCTGGACGGTATGGGCATCTCTGCTTTACTGAACGTGTCCTCGAACTGTCCCAACCACTTTGAGGACGCTTACCTGTACAAATGCATCCCGGTCGAGGACAACCACAAAGAGGACATCAGCTCCTGGTTCATCGAAGCCATTGAATTCATAGGTACGCGCCAATTCGATTTTCATCAAGTGAGCCAGACCTAATTTTTTTTGGACAATGGAATGTGATTGTTTCGCACGTGCAGATCAACTGGGCGTGTCGGTCTTTTGGTTAATTGATGGTGCTCggtgtttttgtttattgtgAATTGCATCAGCTCCATCAGTGATTAACAGACTCATCTGCATCACAGAACTATCCTTATGCTTGACCAGTTTTAATCTCTAATCCATTTTTTAAAACCAGCAAagtgacttgtgtgtgtgttcgtttgcAAGCTGGTTTATCGGTAATGTATTAGAGAGGGCTTTGTAATATTTAGGCCTAGTCCTAAGATTCTGCAGCTGGTCGATGTGATGTGGGGAATGTCAGGCTTGTGCTCAGAGGGGCAGGGGTCCTGCTGGTGTTGTGGGCTGCATGGGCGGGGCTCTCGGGCAGGGATTTCCAAGCCCGTGGGTGGGTTGAGAGGGGATCCTTCAGATCCAAtttcagcacagcacagaacTCATCCGCAGGAGATCACAACACTGACATCATCCGCAGGAGATCACAACACTGACACAGGATTTGCTGCATTTGGGAGTCTTCCAGGGTGAGGGGGGGCTACAGTAGCGTGTGCGTCTGCGTCACAGTGGGGCTGGAGTGACTCATCCACTATTTAGGGACACTCGGATTCTTCAGATCTGTATGTCAGCGTTCGAATTCACATCTCGCTTCATGACGGTCCTTACTAACCAGTAGACTGTGGTTAAACCTTACCACAGAGGCAGACGGAATATGAATATTTATAAGATGAGCAGTTTGTGTCGGACCAGAGAGGGTATGGTACCCATTCCTTTTGTGTTATCTTTCTGCTTCATTAATTTTTGTACTTTTGTTAGTGGCGTCAATGTTTACATTTAGTGGAATGGAGGGTGTGAAACCCACCCCAGGCGGTACTGAGAATAGGCCTCTCACTAGAGGTGTTGGACATTTGTTGGTGAATCATTTAGCCGTCTTTGGTCATCAGAGGTAATGGTGTCAGATGCACTTTTTCCTTTGACCCCAACCCTTTAGTTTAACAGTGAGGGTCAATCGATAAAATTGAATTTGACTTGGCAGTCATGACGTTCTCTCGATACAGCATGCGTTTTGTCGTCAACCCACCGCTAAAAGGGCCGTGTTGCTCCCTGACTccgccctgactcctccctttcCCCCTTCCCGCAGACTCCGTGAAGGACTCGAACGGCCGCGTGCTGGTGCACTGCCAGGCGGGGATTTCCCGCTCGGCCACCATCTGCCTGGCCTACCTGATGAAGAAGAAGCGTGTGCGTCTGGACGAGGCCTTCGAGTTCGTCAAGCAGCGTCGCAGCATCATCTCGCCCAACTTCAGCTTCATGGGGCAGCTGCTGCAGTTCGAGTCGCAGGTGCTGGCCACCTCGTGCGCCGTGGAGGCGGCCAGTCCCTCGGCCACGCTGGCCGCCGAGTCTTCCGCGTCGCCCGGCACACCCTACATCTTCAGCTTCCCCGTCTCGGTGGGTCCACACGGTCAGCCGGGCGGCCTCTCCTACCTGCAGAGTCCCATCACCACGTCGCCCAGCTGCTGAGGACACCTACCCCAACCCCGTACTGGACATGTGCTTTAGTGTTGCCTCCTGACTGAGtacaggggaggggaggtggggggggggggggggggcagcagccGCACAGAAGCCTCGTCGACCAGCGAGGAATCCCTGATTGTTTCGGTCCTCAGATTCAAACTGTTTGAGTGGAGAAGGGGGTTGAGGTTGGTCTCACGGCCATCGCTGACCAATTTAACTGGGACAGAACTGTTAGAACGGTGACGTGTACTAACCCTTGAGGTCGGAGCACCTCTTTCATTTGCTAAGGGTTCTTCCAAAGCTCTGCTGTGCAAGTGGTATGTTTGGTCCGACAGGAGGGGTAGGACCTGGGACACGTGGCccgcacctcctcctcctcctgatgGAAAGCAGAAGGCCTTTCAGCTGTGACAGGTGCTGGATGCTGGCTTTGGGACTCTGGGCTTCCCATTAatcatcccccccccctccagccaGAAAAAGGACTGGTTGAAAGACTGTAGCAGGGACAGAGCTGGGTCCGGGTGGCACTGCGGtttcatgggggggggggggtgtctttcGTTTAAggggtttttgttgtttggtggTTTTTATTTTCCCCCTTTTGTGAGTGCCTTGTACAGAGAAGGTCTGGAGCATTCGCTGACTCACCTGGGCAGGTGTGTCCTGCGCACTGCCTTCGCCGGAGGTTCAGAAGATCAAAGGCAGACCGACGGGCGACTCTTGCAAAGTGACGAAAGCATTTCGATCTGCAATAGACACGTTCTACTCTCCGCCACTCCCACAAGACAGCAATAACGTCTCCCTCTTCCCCGTCCTCACCACAGTACTGTGGAGTTCGAAGGTCTCATTGTGTGATCATGCTTTTTGTTTCTCGCTCATTTGTACAGTAGCAGACCCAGTCTCGTTTCTGCTGTATGCCTTACAGATGATCACTGGAAATCTCCAGTGCAGAagggtttttcttcttttattgtggtacgtatatttatttctggagaCTACTCAGATTCTCATGTTACTTGTCTTGCCACTGTAATCCCACTCTGTTCTGTAAGTGTAGTTCTGTTAGTTACTACAAAACATGTTCGGGTGGGTAGGACAcacaaccacctccacccatgttCTACTACACTGGAGAAAACCTAAGAATTAGCATTAGCTGACATGCCCACTGTCCAAGGCCTTCCTATGAGTACATATTACCTTAAACGTCCCCTCTATGATGTTACCACACACTTCTCCATGAGGACCTACATTTGAATTGCTTAGCCTTCTTTAATGAGTGGAGCTTATTTGAACATTGGTTAAAACATTTTTCTACCCGTCCTCATTTCCTGATGAATGTGGAAACATTTGATGGAGCACATTTAAGTGATGCAATATTTTGTTCCGGTTTGTTTTGCAAGAGTGGAGTAGAGACAGCAGCTAATTACTGTGCATTTGTTACTCATTGGAGCTTTATTTTGTCTGTGTAAATTACATGGTTTGTCATCACATCATTGAAGAATGCAATACTTTTTAATTGTACCTGTCAACTCAAATGTTAGTCTGACTGCCCCTGGCAATATCACTCCGAAGGGTTCGATTTTTAAACCTTACTGTTTTGTTGTATATGTAAATTATTTATTCCTTCACTTCCATTGTTAAATATAACAATGTTCTTTACTGAAAGACTGGtgtgttttattaaaaaatttGAATTAACTTGAAATTCAGCAGATGAGCCATTGAGTTATTAGCATAACCTTATTTCTTCCAAGAGAAAATGACAGGAGCATGTTGGGAAATCCAACAGAGCCCTCTGGTGGAACAGCAGTGAAATGCACTCAGTATTTGAAAATATAACACTATATTATACTGAATAATACAGAACCCCTAGTTTCTACAGAGAAAACAAGTTGCTATTCTATTTATATGGTCAACCTATCAGTACCTTTCAAACTGGCCAACCTATAAAACTGGCTTCGTGTGAAGTGGTAAAGGTGAATGGGTGGCAGTGATGACATCCTTCCTCTATATTGTTCACAACAAGAGCCCTGATTATCAGCCCTGTTCTTTGCTGTAGTGCAGTCAGGCTGATAACGGCTCTAATATgtaaacacaccccccccccccccccccccccccagctctcAGGAAGTTGGCTGCACAACCCTCACACCTTGTCTTCAGCAGAATCAGCTCAGATCTCCTTCCTGTAGAGAAACAGGTGGAAACTTGCTACCAAGTccaggagaagaagaaaaactccACACAGTAGGCACATGTGACGTATGTATTTTAATTAAGACTGGTTTACATGATTGAGGGGAGTTCAATTAGTCCGCAATTTAACGGCCCATTGCAGGATATGGTTAAattacgcacacacaaaaaaaaacaggaaatcaATTAGATGGGTGAGGAAAAAGAGGAAAGAGGTGAAGCAggtcagtggtggtggtgagctCTCTCCCCAGACGGAGAAGAGCGGTGAACTGTGCAGTAGCAGCGTGTCAACGTTtgaggcctctctctctctcgagtAGAACATGAGCCTTAACTTCAGTGCAGAGACCAGCCCTGCTTCAGCGCCGGGACTGTCTGTAGCCCAAAGCCAGGCTGATCCGGGCTGCGTTGCCAGGGCGCACACGGCCCAACGCAAACCtccagccacacccccccccaccaggcTTCTGTGACCAGAGCTGCTGACGCATCAGAAAGACGAGATAAGTTACTGGGTCTCAAACGAAGAGGATCTACTGGAATGGAGGCCTGGAAAACCAACTGCCACTTAATGTGGCCATAAACGCAGAGGAAATGAAGAGTGATCCCAGGAGCAGAGCCAGAGTCCGCCGCGCAGGTACAGGCCAGATCTGGAGGGACAGGAGCTCCCACTTCATATACAGTGCTAATGAAGCCACTCTCCATCAGTAAACGGCACCTCCAGGTTCTCCAAGGCGTTGTGCGtaacacaaccagaacaacacaGGACAGCTTCTATTTAACATCAATCTTCTTAGAATAATTTAAATCCAGTCTAAAAGTGCAAGTCGATAAAAAACAGATGTGTCTGATTCTGCTATGATAATGAGCTTGAAAATTCTGACCAGTTTTCCTGTGCAAAGTCAAACACTCCCATATGAAGGTATTTATATTTCACTATTAAAggcttattttttttttaaagagaacaggtttccatgtgatccATCTCCTGCGCCCACTCAGAAACCTTTCTAAGGCTTTCGTAACAATTCATAAGAAAAGAGAAGCGCAGTTACGACACAACAGGAGCAGCTGAATGGCTTCGAGGAGCAACGTGGAGGGGAAACGGCTCACAGAGATGGCAGGTCCCTACTGAGCCAATGGTGGCGTGGTCCATCTCATAGTGTACGTCATCTTTAAAATCAttcagaacaacaacaacaacaacaaattacAATAAAATGGCTGAAACATATGAAGCTACATGGTGTGTAATGCTCGTCGGGGGACTGGATTAAAACCGTATTAAGGGGAAGGGGGGGTAAAGAGGTCACTTGTTGTCATTCGTCCATGATCATAAACAGCAGGCGGTAAGCTGGCGTCCTCTCCAACCTCCACTGTCCGCCTCCACTTAGCCCTCAAATTTGCGGCTGCCGCCATGACCTCTGATCCCTGACCCCCTGGGCCCGTCTCCCAGCAGAGGGGTACGGGGTCAGAGTGCGCACATGCCAACACGACTCTACCaggtgttgaggggggggggggggggggggactacaACGGAAAGcaaagtgagtgagtgtgtggcatGTGTTGGAGTAACAGTCCAAGCTGTGCGCAGGAGGCCGTGACAAAGGGGGTGGAGCCAGGGGCCGGGGGCGGGCCAGCCAGTCACTAGGACTTCTGCTCTGCTGCTGCTGGGGGCTGTGCGGTAGTCTCCGGCTTCATGATCTGGTATGTGATGAGGTACTCTGGGTAGGCCTGGACAAGAGCACAGCCAGTGAACGGTTGTGGTCAAATACACAACATAAGCCCTTCTGTTCCAGACAGGAAGGTTTATCAGTAAAATGTAACATTGACATTTAtaatatttacatattacataaatatttacatttaacagatgctctgATCTAGAGAGACTTGGTAACATAGTAACAACTTTAGTTAGTTACAACATATAAATGGCTTAAATCATACAAGGAGAACTACAAAACAACGCTGAGACACACAAGCCACCATCATCAGCTGTAGCTCTGTTTGCTTAGCCTGCCTTAAAACGTCACGGTGGAAGCCTCACCTGTTCTCCTCGGTAGATGACGTACTCGGCGTAGGCCAGGCCGTTGACGCTGGGCCGCCCGATGACCGAGTGGTGTCCCGGAGGGGCGTGGGCCATCTTCATGGCGCTGAACTGGAGGAACGACTTGCCCAGGGTCACACGGCAGAACAGCATCTGTCTGGAGTCACAGCGCCACAACATCACCAGAGCGCCACAGTGCCACCCGCTGGACGTAACGCTGCGGTGCAAGCCCGAGCCCGGGCGAGCCGGTACCTGTGGCAGACGTAGCAGGAGCGGTCCTTGTGGGCCGGGCAGCCCGTCCCGCCGCCGATCCCGTAGACGTACTGGTTGCTCTTGGAGGAGTTCTCCGCAAAATAGATGCCTGCGCCGAACATGCCCCCGATGTAGGCGTGTCTCTCGTCGAAGCCTTTGTGGATGATGGCGTTAATGAAGGGAGAACCTGTGGGGGGGGGCAAAGGGGGGGCAGGTTTGAGTGAAGGAGCAGGTgacgaggaggaagagaaaAGGGCACAACGTCTGTGAGGAAGACACACAGCAGGAGTCTGCTAGCGGGGGTGTGATGCGGAGCTGCAGGGGGGGTGAGGGGCGGAGCTGCAGGGGGGTGAGGGGCGGAGCTGCAGGGGGGTGAGGGGCGGAGCTGCAGGGGGGTGAGGGGCGGAGCTGCGGGGGGGTGAGGGACGGagctgcggggggggggggggggcggagctgcagggggtgaggggcggggctgcgGGAGGGTGAGGGGCGGAGCTGCGGGGGGGTGAGGGACGGAGCTGCGGGGGGGTGAGGGGCGGAGCTGCGGGGGGGTGAGGGGCAGAGCTGCGGGAGGGTGAGGGGCGGAGCTGCGGGAGGGTGAGGGGCGGAGCTGcggggggggtgaggggcggAGCTGCGGGGGGGTGAGGGGCGGAGCTGCGGGAGGGTGAGGGGCGGAGCTGCGGGAGGGTGAGGGGCGGAGCTGCGGGGgagtgaggggcggggctacatGTGCTGTGAGCGTACCGTGGAACAACATGCGCTCGTTATGGTGGTTGTGGTTCTCGTCTGCGATCTCCTTCTGCCTGTGTGCATATCTCTCACGCAGCTTCTTATTCACCACCTTCtggatctacacacacacacacacacacacacacacacacacacacacacacacacacacacacacacacacacacacacacacacacacacacacacacacacacacacacacacacacacacacacacaaaggctcaGACACAAGCCGCCTGTCAGCGATGCCTGGAGCCCCCACACCTGATGGAGCTTGGTGCATGTTTGGTCTTGCGCAGCCCCAGGTTGAGCTCTTACCTTCAGGATGTTGTACCTGCTGAAGACTCCCCCTGCATTGCCCCCATCCCTGTGCTCCCTGATGGTGCTCTgcagctgaaacacacacacacacacacccaaaagggcTTTCAAACATGGACTGCAGGGTACGTGAGAGCAGCTGTAGCTGTTGGAGGCGTGAGCAGGTGTAGCTCCACTcgcccccctcacctcctcctccaccgaCTGAAACTCCTTATCATCGGGGGCCAGGTCCACCAGGATGGTGCCCTGACTCGCACAGTGGAACGTCAGGTACGGATTGGCACCTGCCatggtggacacacacacacacacacacacacacgctcgttTCAGTGGTTCCTGCAGTGGTGTGTGAGCGGGTCGGGTCTGAGCGGGCCCAGCTGACCTTGCTGGCCTCCCAACAGTCTCTCGATGCCCTTGATGAGTTTGTGGCGGTGGCCGTAGGCGTTGATGCCGATCTCCTTCAGCTCCTCGTGGCCCATGTCAGCCAGCACGTCCAGGGTGATCTACGCAGGGAACgcacagccaatcagaacaaGCCCAGCCACTGTCCTGTCAAAGTCCATGACCCCGACCTGCACGCAACCACAAAAACCTCCTACAAAAGATGATCAACTCGCAGATTATGGGCCAAGTATTAGAACGTATGACTCAGAACACATTCCTTAATCATAGCCAGCTCAATATAAAAacttctcccacacacacacacacacacacacacacacacacacagagctggtaATGGCTGCTGTAGTCAGGGATGAGAGTGTGTAGGCGTGTGCAGACGGAAGAGGAGATGTGTGGAGGCAGATGAGGTAGCAGCAGGAGGCTAATGCCCCCCTCCCTCCTGTAGTGCTGCTATTCACCCAGCACCCCGAGCTGTCAGTCTGCAtggctctccctcacacacttccTATTTCAATGGCCCATTTATTGATGGTGGAGTACGGCCATGATGGGGCTGCCACAGGCCGTTAGCCCTGGAGCGCTCGGCCTGCTCCCTGCTCCTCCTCACTCAGCAGGGGCAGACGCCCACACGCCCCAGGCACCGGCCCGCTACAAACCCAAAGGCCTGCTGAAGGCAGAGGCAGAGCcatgcagaggtgtgtgtgtgtgtgtgtactgatgaTGTCTGAGCAGTGAACTGAGACTCCCAGCAAAAAGGTTCTCTCTGACTAAATGCTGCTCCTTCACTCCTCTGGAGTcatgagagacacacacacacacacacacacacacacacacacagagagagagacacacacacacaaagagggagagaaagatacaaggagagagagagagaaagaaagaaagcaagggaaatggcagggaaaaaatccagaaaaaagggagagagagagagagagagagagagagagagagagagagagatagagagagagagagagagagagagagagagagagagagagagagaggggaggagggagccCTAAACGCTGCGATGAAAGCCAGTGTCCCAATCAGAGCCCCTCCAGCTGCCCCACTAACGCGGCGCTCTCAGGCCACTGCAGGGGCCTCCGCCTCTTCATCTATGTGGAAATGAGCAGGCGCCCCCCCCGCCACCCCCactgctcctcacacacacaggaggaagaggaggctcAGGGCGATGATGATCAGCCCTCCGCCCAGCAAGACAACAGCAGCATGGGCCCATCAATCAAAGTAAGGGAGTAGGGGTCAGCTTACTcggctccccacacacacacacacacacacacacacacacacacacacacggttcaaAGGACAGAGAGATGAAGCAGGGCTCCAGTGCAGGAAGAGGGGGCGTGGTATGGCTGTGAAGGGAGTGGGGGGCGTGGACAGCCACGCCCGTGATGTCATGACATTAGCACTGTCACCTGTTCCCGCTCGAAAATGTCCCGCAGGTGCTCCAACCCCAGACTCTTCAGGAACTGACTGATGTTCATGTCCAGAATGGTGACTACAAACAGAGAAAAACCaacaaaagctgttttagaACTAGCcttccacagtgtgtgtgtgtgtgtgtgtgtaggccgcactcactctctccctctttcctctctGTGCCGGCGGCCCCGTCGGCGGGCCCCGGTGCGGCGCTGGCCCCCAGCTCCCCCAGGGGTCCGGCCAGGTTGTCGATGCTGGAGGCGGCGGACAGGCAGGAGGGCGTGGAGGCGGGCGAGACGACGGCCGCGCTCACCACCGTGGCCTGGGGCTTGAAGCAGCTGGGCAGGGCGTCGGGGGGCATG encodes:
- the dusp4 gene encoding dual specificity protein phosphatase 4, which encodes MVLMDQLCEMDCSVLKRLMKDDSEKCLVLDCRSFLAFSAGHIRGAVNIRCNTIVRRRAKGSVSLDQILSGDEEVKGRLMSGLYSAVILYDERTSDADTIKNDSTITLVINALCRDTFRTEVYLLKGGFDKFFSQYPDYCLKTKTLPTSSAQPSVESSCTSCGTPHHDQGGPVEILPFLFLGSALHASKRETLDGMGISALLNVSSNCPNHFEDAYLYKCIPVEDNHKEDISSWFIEAIEFIDSVKDSNGRVLVHCQAGISRSATICLAYLMKKKRVRLDEAFEFVKQRRSIISPNFSFMGQLLQFESQVLATSCAVEAASPSATLAAESSASPGTPYIFSFPVSVGPHGQPGGLSYLQSPITTSPSC